The following coding sequences are from one Enterococcus sp. 4G2_DIV0659 window:
- the ftsH gene encoding ATP-dependent zinc metalloprotease FtsH, translated as MNKKNSGMKNGLYYVLLILAMVMVVYFIFGNNNPQSPDIEYSTFNTQLEEGKVKELTIQPTNGVFKITGQYKEKQEIKNTGGLSLWGSTEVSTKAFTTVVLPSDITLSGIQEMAQKNNVKLTVKEQSTSGAWLSILFSFLPIVLFIFLFYMMMGQQGGGGGGGGRVMNFGKSKAKEADKKANRVRFSDVAGAEEEKQELVEVVEFLKDPRRFVELGARIPAGVLLEGPPGTGKTLLAKAVAGEAGVPFYSISGSDFVEMFVGVGASRVRDLFETAKKNAPAIIFIDEIDAVGRQRGAGMGGGHDEREQTLNQLLVEMDGFDGNEGVIVVAATNRSDVLDPALLRPGRFDRQILVGRPDVKGREAILKVHARNKPLADDVDLKVVAQQTPGFAGADLENVLNEAALVAARRNKKKIDASDVDEAEDRVIAGPAKKDRVINKKEREMVAYHEAGHTIVGLVLSRARIVHKVTIIPRGRAGGYMIALPKEDQFLMTKEDMFEQIVGLLGGRTAEEIIFNVQSTGASNDFEQATGIARSMVTEYGMSDKLGPVQYEGNHQVFVGRDYGQTKAYSEQVAFEIDQEVRRILMEAHDKAREIIETHRAQHKLIAEKLLEYETLDARSIKSLFEEGVMPQDVIDSQFPSEKAQTFEEAKRALEEKDAQKQAEEKQDFEETKKELHDETEEVKADSEKTEETVQSENKSDDERKNDSEYDRNNFDDRYK; from the coding sequence ATGAATAAAAAAAATAGCGGCATGAAAAATGGCCTTTATTATGTATTGCTTATCTTGGCGATGGTCATGGTTGTTTATTTCATTTTTGGAAATAACAATCCTCAATCACCGGATATCGAATACTCAACCTTCAATACTCAATTAGAGGAAGGTAAAGTGAAAGAACTGACAATCCAACCAACAAATGGTGTTTTCAAAATTACAGGTCAGTATAAAGAAAAACAAGAAATCAAAAACACTGGCGGTCTTTCTTTATGGGGATCAACAGAAGTTTCTACAAAAGCATTCACAACAGTTGTCTTGCCTAGTGACATCACATTATCAGGCATTCAAGAGATGGCCCAAAAAAATAATGTGAAGTTAACAGTCAAAGAACAATCCACAAGCGGTGCTTGGCTTTCTATTCTATTTAGTTTCTTGCCAATTGTACTGTTCATCTTCTTATTCTATATGATGATGGGACAACAAGGCGGCGGTGGCGGTGGCGGCGGCCGTGTCATGAACTTTGGTAAATCAAAAGCCAAAGAAGCAGACAAAAAAGCTAACCGCGTTCGTTTCTCTGATGTAGCAGGAGCCGAAGAAGAAAAACAAGAATTAGTCGAAGTGGTTGAGTTCTTAAAAGATCCTCGTCGTTTCGTTGAATTAGGCGCAAGAATTCCAGCGGGTGTTCTATTAGAAGGACCTCCAGGAACTGGTAAAACATTACTTGCAAAAGCCGTTGCTGGTGAAGCAGGCGTACCGTTTTACTCTATCTCTGGTTCAGACTTCGTTGAAATGTTTGTCGGTGTTGGTGCAAGCCGTGTCCGTGATTTATTTGAAACAGCGAAGAAAAATGCACCAGCAATCATCTTCATCGATGAAATCGATGCAGTTGGTCGTCAACGTGGTGCTGGTATGGGCGGCGGACATGATGAACGTGAACAAACCCTTAACCAATTACTTGTTGAAATGGATGGATTTGATGGCAACGAAGGCGTGATCGTCGTAGCTGCAACAAACCGTTCAGACGTATTAGACCCTGCATTGTTACGTCCAGGTCGTTTTGACCGCCAAATCTTGGTTGGTCGTCCTGATGTGAAAGGCCGTGAAGCGATTCTTAAAGTTCACGCCCGTAACAAACCATTAGCTGACGATGTTGATTTAAAAGTCGTTGCACAACAAACACCAGGTTTTGCTGGTGCTGATTTAGAAAACGTTTTGAACGAAGCCGCATTAGTTGCTGCTCGTCGTAATAAGAAGAAAATCGACGCTTCCGATGTAGATGAAGCTGAAGACCGCGTCATTGCTGGACCTGCGAAAAAAGATCGTGTTATCAATAAAAAAGAACGCGAAATGGTCGCTTACCACGAAGCTGGACATACAATTGTTGGGTTAGTCTTAAGCCGTGCTCGTATCGTTCACAAAGTAACCATCATCCCTCGTGGACGCGCTGGCGGTTATATGATTGCCTTGCCAAAAGAAGACCAATTCTTAATGACTAAAGAAGATATGTTTGAACAAATCGTTGGACTACTGGGGGGACGTACAGCAGAAGAAATTATTTTCAATGTACAATCAACAGGTGCTTCAAATGACTTTGAGCAAGCAACAGGCATTGCCCGTAGCATGGTAACTGAATATGGAATGAGTGACAAATTAGGTCCAGTTCAATATGAAGGAAATCATCAAGTCTTTGTTGGACGCGATTATGGTCAAACAAAAGCGTACTCAGAACAAGTAGCCTTTGAAATCGATCAAGAAGTACGTCGTATCTTGATGGAAGCTCATGATAAAGCACGTGAAATCATTGAAACGCACCGTGCTCAACACAAACTAATTGCTGAAAAACTATTAGAGTATGAAACATTAGATGCTCGTAGTATCAAATCATTGTTTGAAGAAGGCGTTATGCCTCAAGACGTTATTGACAGCCAATTCCCAAGTGAAAAAGCACAAACGTTTGAAGAAGCAAAACGTGCATTAGAAGAAAAAGATGCACAAAAACAAGCCGAAGAAAAACAAGATTTTGAAGAAACTAAAAAAGAATTACATGACGAAACAGAAGAAGTAAAAGCGGACAGTGAAAAGACAGAAGAGACTGTTCAATCAGAAAACAAATCTGATGATGAACGTAAAAATGATTCTGAATATGACCGTAATAACTTTGACGATCGTTACAAATAA
- the dusB gene encoding tRNA dihydrouridine synthase DusB, translated as MWKIGKIEIPNRVVVAPMAGISNAAFRVTVKEFGAGLVVCEMISDKGIKQRNKKTLDMLHIDDREYPLSVQIFGGDKETLVEAAKFVEENTKAAIIDINMGCPVNKVIKAEAGAKWLLDPNKVYEMVEAVSSAVDLPVTVKMRTGWDDEHLFAVENALAAEKAGASAIAMHGRTRVQMYEGQANWDVLKEVKKHLTIPFMGNGDVKTPEDAKRMLEYVGADGVMIGRAALGNPWMIQRTINYLETGELMPEPTPREKIEIAKVHLQRLVDLKGEQIATREFRQHASYYLKGIPRAAKVKVAINQAETQQAMVDLLDMFEEKAEKHAEKEAIEIN; from the coding sequence ATGTGGAAAATAGGAAAAATCGAAATTCCCAATCGTGTCGTTGTAGCGCCTATGGCAGGAATCAGCAATGCTGCGTTTCGTGTAACGGTCAAAGAGTTTGGTGCAGGTTTAGTCGTTTGTGAAATGATCAGTGACAAAGGCATCAAACAAAGAAATAAAAAAACCTTAGATATGCTGCACATTGATGATCGAGAGTATCCGTTGAGTGTACAAATTTTTGGTGGAGACAAAGAAACCTTAGTTGAAGCAGCAAAATTTGTGGAAGAAAATACCAAAGCCGCAATTATCGATATCAATATGGGCTGTCCTGTAAATAAAGTCATTAAAGCAGAAGCTGGTGCAAAATGGCTTTTAGACCCAAATAAAGTTTATGAAATGGTTGAAGCTGTTTCATCTGCTGTAGATTTACCAGTAACAGTCAAAATGAGAACGGGTTGGGACGATGAGCATTTATTTGCAGTCGAAAATGCATTGGCAGCCGAAAAAGCAGGAGCTTCCGCTATTGCTATGCATGGCCGTACGAGAGTTCAAATGTATGAAGGTCAAGCAAACTGGGATGTTTTAAAAGAAGTCAAAAAGCATTTAACGATTCCTTTTATGGGAAATGGTGATGTAAAAACACCAGAAGATGCTAAAAGAATGCTCGAATACGTGGGAGCAGACGGTGTGATGATCGGTCGAGCTGCTTTAGGAAATCCTTGGATGATCCAACGGACGATAAATTACCTCGAAACTGGAGAACTTATGCCAGAACCGACACCACGTGAAAAAATCGAAATAGCCAAAGTCCATCTCCAGCGATTAGTCGATTTAAAAGGAGAACAAATTGCTACTAGAGAATTTCGCCAACATGCTTCTTATTACTTAAAAGGAATCCCAAGAGCTGCTAAAGTCAAAGTAGCAATCAATCAGGCCGAGACACAACAGGCAATGGTTGATTTGCTAGATATGTTTGAAGAAAAGGCAGAAAAGCACGCAGAAAAAGAAGCAATCGAAATAAACTAA
- the hslO gene encoding Hsp33 family molecular chaperone HslO: MEDYLVKALCYEGSIRAYAVCATNTISEAQKRHDTWSSSTAALGRTMVGALLLGATLKGEDKLTVKVQGNGPAGGIVVDSDGSGNTKGYIKNPHVSLTLNESGKIDVRGAVGNEGIFTVIKDLGLKETFSGQTPIVSGEIGEDFTYFMAVSEQIPSAIGLSVLVDTDESVKAAGGFMIQVMPGADEKTIDFIEQRLQEVPMISRLIDEGESPEGILERLLGKDEIEILEKMPVQFQCNCSKEKFGTAIIAVGLDEINAMIEEDHGAEAVCQFCGNKYQYSEEDLIELRDEAIKNTREK; the protein is encoded by the coding sequence ATGGAAGATTATTTAGTTAAAGCATTATGTTATGAAGGATCGATTCGCGCTTATGCAGTTTGCGCAACAAATACAATTTCAGAAGCACAAAAACGTCATGATACATGGAGTTCATCAACTGCAGCATTAGGCAGAACAATGGTTGGTGCTCTATTATTAGGTGCTACTTTAAAAGGCGAAGATAAGCTAACTGTAAAAGTTCAAGGTAACGGACCAGCAGGAGGAATCGTGGTTGATAGCGATGGTAGTGGGAATACTAAAGGATACATAAAAAATCCTCATGTTAGTCTAACGTTGAATGAAAGTGGTAAAATCGATGTTCGTGGAGCTGTGGGAAATGAAGGGATTTTCACTGTAATCAAAGATTTAGGATTGAAAGAAACATTCTCAGGGCAAACACCAATCGTTTCTGGTGAAATCGGTGAAGATTTCACTTACTTTATGGCGGTTTCAGAACAAATTCCATCTGCAATTGGCTTGAGTGTGTTAGTCGATACGGATGAAAGTGTGAAAGCTGCTGGAGGATTTATGATTCAAGTTATGCCAGGAGCAGATGAAAAAACAATTGATTTTATTGAACAACGATTACAAGAAGTGCCAATGATTTCCCGCTTAATTGATGAAGGTGAATCACCAGAAGGCATTTTAGAACGTCTTTTAGGAAAAGATGAAATCGAAATTTTAGAAAAAATGCCGGTTCAATTCCAATGTAACTGTTCAAAAGAAAAATTTGGTACAGCAATTATTGCGGTCGGTTTAGATGAGATCAATGCGATGATTGAAGAAGACCATGGCGCTGAAGCTGTCTGTCAGTTCTGTGGGAACAAATATCAATATAGTGAAGAGGATTTAATTGAACTACGTGATGAAGCAATCAAAAATACCCGTGAAAAATAG
- the lysS gene encoding lysine--tRNA ligase has product MADEQQAHLEDLNDQMLVRREKMENLREEGIDPFGKRFDRTHNSKELHEQFDQHSKEELNEMDQSASVAGRMMTKRGKGKAGFAHLQDREGQIQIYVRKDQVGDEAYEIFKHADLGDFFGVTGQIMKTDTGEVTIKAKTIVLLTKALRPLPDKYHGLTNIEQRYRQRYLDLISNKDSFDRFMKRSQIISEIRRYLDSNGYVEVETPVLHNDAGGAAARPFITHHNALDMDLYLRIALELHLKRLIVGGMEKVYEIGRVFRNEGIDTTHNPEFTMLEAYTAYTDYKDVMDLTEGIIRNAAEKVLGTTSITYDGKEVNLGSEFRRVHMADAIKEQTGVDFWQEMTVEEARALAKKHNVEINDNMAVGHILNEFFETFVEETLQQPTFVYGHPVEVSPLAKKNPEDGRFTDRFELFIVGKEFANAFTELNDPIDQRERFEDQEKEREQGNDEAHGVDEDFIEALEYGLPPTGGLGIGIDRLVMLLTDAQSIRDVLLFPTMR; this is encoded by the coding sequence GTGGCAGATGAACAACAAGCGCACTTAGAAGATCTAAATGATCAAATGCTTGTGCGTCGTGAAAAAATGGAAAACTTACGTGAGGAAGGGATTGATCCTTTCGGCAAGCGTTTTGACCGTACACATAATTCAAAAGAATTACATGAACAATTTGACCAACATTCAAAAGAAGAATTGAACGAAATGGATCAATCAGCAAGTGTTGCTGGTCGTATGATGACCAAACGCGGTAAAGGAAAAGCTGGGTTTGCTCATTTACAAGACCGTGAAGGACAAATTCAAATCTATGTACGTAAAGATCAAGTAGGCGATGAAGCTTATGAGATATTCAAACATGCTGATTTGGGTGATTTCTTTGGCGTAACGGGGCAAATCATGAAAACTGATACAGGTGAAGTGACCATTAAAGCAAAAACAATCGTTTTACTTACCAAAGCATTACGTCCGTTACCTGATAAATATCATGGGTTAACAAATATCGAACAACGCTACCGTCAACGTTACTTGGACCTAATCAGTAATAAAGATAGTTTTGATCGTTTTATGAAACGTAGCCAAATCATTAGCGAAATCCGTCGCTATCTCGATAGCAATGGTTATGTAGAAGTCGAAACACCCGTTTTACACAATGATGCTGGAGGAGCTGCTGCCCGTCCATTTATTACCCATCATAATGCATTAGATATGGATTTATATTTGAGAATTGCGCTGGAATTACATTTAAAACGTCTAATCGTTGGCGGCATGGAAAAAGTGTACGAAATTGGTCGTGTATTCCGTAATGAAGGAATCGATACAACGCATAATCCAGAATTTACGATGTTAGAAGCTTATACTGCCTACACTGATTACAAAGACGTAATGGACTTAACAGAAGGAATCATTCGTAACGCAGCAGAAAAAGTACTAGGTACAACAAGTATTACGTATGATGGAAAAGAAGTAAATTTAGGCTCTGAATTCAGACGTGTACACATGGCAGATGCAATCAAAGAGCAAACAGGTGTTGATTTCTGGCAAGAAATGACAGTAGAAGAAGCACGAGCATTAGCTAAAAAACATAACGTGGAGATTAACGACAATATGGCTGTTGGTCATATTTTAAACGAGTTCTTTGAAACATTTGTGGAAGAAACCTTACAACAACCAACATTTGTTTATGGACATCCAGTTGAAGTCTCTCCTTTGGCAAAGAAAAATCCAGAAGATGGTCGTTTTACAGATCGCTTTGAACTATTTATAGTAGGAAAAGAATTTGCCAATGCCTTTACTGAGTTAAATGACCCAATTGATCAACGTGAACGTTTCGAAGATCAAGAAAAAGAACGTGAACAAGGAAATGATGAAGCCCATGGAGTAGATGAAGACTTTATCGAAGCTTTAGAATATGGATTGCCGCCAACTGGTGGATTAGGAATTGGTATTGATCGTTTGGTAATGCTTTTAACAGATGCACAATCGATTCGTGATGTGCTATTATTCCCAACGATGAGATAA